Proteins from a genomic interval of Paenibacillus sp. FSL H8-0048:
- a CDS encoding alanyl-tRNA editing protein has translation MTKKLYYDSAYIQAWSTVITSTLEREDGSYVTLAETAFYPHGGGQPCDTGTIGGIAVLDVVLEDQQVLHKVAQLPGQTEVDCSIDWTRRFDHMQQHTGQHLLSAVFRELYQALTLSFHLGSDYATIDLDLPELSAAQLAEAEQEVNRKIYRNLAITSYFVTAEEMAKLPLVKLPKVTEDIRIVEIEGVEHNACGGTHVALTGAIGMIKLLRSEKQKGNIRITFKCGDRALAEFNDHMQIMSQLSARFNTGKDEIMDRLGKWEQEQKLLVTELAAVKEQNDSYLARDLFASMEEGSGVLTHISDDRPLKDLQSLAAKLTALTDLPVLLLSAAENKAVLAHSGSADFSCGAFFKAHLGGYQGKGGGSDKLAQAGFPSWEDALAFYNFAKAQF, from the coding sequence ATGACCAAGAAGCTATATTATGATTCAGCTTATATTCAAGCATGGAGTACCGTCATCACCTCTACGCTGGAGCGTGAAGACGGGAGCTATGTGACGCTTGCAGAGACGGCTTTCTACCCGCACGGCGGCGGACAGCCTTGTGATACGGGAACCATCGGCGGGATTGCTGTGCTGGATGTGGTGCTGGAGGATCAGCAGGTGCTGCATAAGGTAGCACAGCTTCCTGGGCAGACTGAAGTGGACTGCTCCATCGACTGGACACGGAGATTCGACCATATGCAGCAGCATACCGGTCAGCATCTGTTGTCGGCGGTATTCCGCGAATTATATCAGGCACTGACACTGAGCTTCCACCTGGGCAGCGATTATGCCACAATAGATCTTGATCTGCCGGAACTATCTGCGGCGCAGCTGGCGGAGGCTGAACAAGAGGTGAACCGCAAGATCTACCGGAATCTGGCGATTACGAGCTACTTCGTGACTGCAGAGGAAATGGCCAAGCTGCCGCTGGTGAAGCTTCCTAAGGTAACGGAGGATATCCGGATTGTCGAGATTGAAGGTGTCGAGCATAACGCCTGCGGCGGCACTCATGTCGCTTTGACCGGGGCGATTGGGATGATCAAGCTGCTGAGGTCCGAGAAGCAGAAGGGGAATATTAGAATTACCTTCAAATGCGGAGACCGGGCGCTTGCGGAATTCAACGATCATATGCAAATTATGAGTCAGCTATCCGCCCGATTCAATACAGGCAAGGACGAAATTATGGACCGGCTTGGAAAATGGGAGCAGGAGCAGAAGCTGCTGGTAACGGAGCTGGCTGCCGTGAAGGAGCAGAATGACAGCTATCTGGCCCGGGACCTGTTCGCTTCAATGGAAGAGGGCAGCGGGGTGCTCACCCATATTTCGGATGATAGACCGCTTAAGGATCTCCAGAGTCTGGCTGCGAAGCTGACGGCGCTGACCGACCTGCCGGTGCTGCTGCTGAGTGCGGCGGAGAATAAGGCGGTACTCGCGCATAGCGGATCTGCGGATTTCTCATGCGGCGCCTTCTTCAAGGCTCACCTGGGCGGCTACCAGGGCAAGGGCGGGGGCAGCGACAAGCTGGCACAGGCCGGATTCCCGTCATGGGAAGACGCACTCGCATTTTACAATTTTGCCAAAGCACAATTCTGA
- a CDS encoding GNAT family N-acetyltransferase, which translates to MEIKLIHKEEVWKLRHEVMWPEREPDYIKLADDDQGKHYGLYVGDRLVSVLSLFVNGTEAQFRKFATLELEQGQGYGSKLLKTVLAEAEQAGVQRIFCNARTYKAGFYKKFGMQRTDEVFSKGGKDYVVMEMFFGPATDANGGA; encoded by the coding sequence ATGGAGATCAAGCTTATACATAAGGAAGAAGTCTGGAAGCTGAGGCATGAAGTCATGTGGCCTGAGCGGGAGCCGGATTATATTAAGCTGGCTGATGACGATCAGGGTAAGCATTACGGGCTGTATGTGGGAGATCGTCTGGTATCGGTGTTATCCCTGTTCGTCAACGGCACAGAAGCACAATTCCGTAAGTTTGCTACCCTGGAACTGGAGCAAGGCCAGGGCTACGGCAGCAAGCTGCTGAAGACGGTTCTGGCGGAAGCGGAGCAGGCGGGGGTGCAGCGGATTTTCTGTAATGCCAGAACCTATAAGGCAGGCTTCTATAAGAAATTCGGCATGCAGAGAACGGATGAAGTATTCAGCAAAGGCGGCAAGGATTATGTGGTCATGGAGATGTTCTTCGGGCCTGCAACGGATGCGAATGGGGGAGCTTAA
- a CDS encoding TSUP family transporter: MEDWTLSMVLILVICGFLAGLIDSVVGGGGLIAIPALLSVGIPLHLLLGSSKLAGSMCSLTSTASFVRSGKINFKLVRTLIPLSVIGAMAGTLTVRQVPSEFLKPLVIVMLIVITLYTLFKKSWGDISTFSAKNGRLRLAGSMAALVIGFYDGFFGPGTGSFLIFAFLMMGFEFVTAAGNAKILNFASNITSLLTFIALGSVSYTYGLILGIPMVIGAIVGSKLAIRKGAAYIRPLFITVTVILIGKQIWDTMH, encoded by the coding sequence ATGGAAGACTGGACGCTCAGTATGGTACTTATATTGGTGATATGCGGATTTCTGGCCGGGTTAATTGACTCTGTAGTGGGCGGCGGCGGTCTGATTGCGATTCCGGCCCTGCTGTCGGTCGGCATTCCGCTTCACCTGCTGCTTGGCAGCAGCAAATTGGCGGGATCGATGTGCTCGCTGACCAGCACCGCCTCGTTCGTGCGTTCCGGCAAAATCAATTTCAAGCTGGTCCGCACCCTCATCCCGTTATCCGTCATTGGGGCGATGGCCGGAACGCTGACTGTCCGTCAGGTGCCTTCCGAGTTCCTGAAGCCGCTGGTGATCGTGATGCTGATCGTAATTACCCTCTATACCTTGTTCAAAAAATCCTGGGGAGATATCTCCACCTTCTCCGCGAAAAACGGCAGGCTGCGCCTGGCCGGAAGCATGGCGGCACTGGTTATCGGCTTCTATGACGGGTTCTTCGGTCCGGGAACGGGGTCGTTTCTGATTTTTGCTTTTCTGATGATGGGGTTTGAATTTGTAACCGCCGCAGGCAATGCCAAAATCCTGAACTTCGCCAGCAATATCACAAGCCTGCTTACGTTCATTGCCCTGGGCTCTGTCAGCTACACCTATGGTCTGATTCTGGGGATTCCGATGGTCATCGGGGCCATTGTCGGCTCTAAACTGGCTATCCGCAAAGGGGCGGCGTATATCCGGCCGTTATTCATTACAGTCACTGTGATATTGATCGGCAAGCAAATATGGGATACGATGCATTAA
- a CDS encoding NUDIX hydrolase, whose product MEVFRFVSVVHVFLIKDGQVLLLRRANTGHHDGEYGLPAGKLNGGEPLHTAAIREVREECGAVIAPAELTLIGTMHLRTSGDERVDFFFKAEQWTGEICNMEPDKCADLSWFPVDALPENIIPFVQEAWNTFRNGVWYAAHGWN is encoded by the coding sequence ATGGAAGTCTTTCGATTCGTGAGCGTGGTTCATGTATTTCTGATCAAGGACGGGCAAGTCCTGCTATTGCGGCGCGCAAATACGGGACATCATGACGGGGAATATGGATTGCCTGCCGGGAAGCTGAATGGCGGCGAGCCGCTTCATACCGCTGCCATCCGCGAGGTCCGGGAAGAATGCGGTGCTGTTATAGCTCCCGCCGAGCTTACCCTGATCGGAACGATGCACCTGCGTACCTCCGGGGATGAGCGGGTGGATTTCTTTTTCAAGGCGGAGCAGTGGACCGGAGAGATCTGCAACATGGAGCCGGACAAATGCGCTGACCTAAGCTGGTTCCCGGTAGATGCGCTGCCGGAGAATATCATCCCGTTCGTACAGGAGGCGTGGAATACATTCAGGAATGGCGTCTGGTATGCTGCTCACGGATGGAATTAG
- a CDS encoding YebC/PmpR family DNA-binding transcriptional regulator — MGRKWNNIKEKKASKDANTSKVYAKFGVEIYVAAKKGEPDPESNRALKVVLERAKTYNVPKAIIDRALEKAKGSGDETYVELRYEGFGPSGSMIVVDALTNNVNRTAPLVRSTFSKNGGNMGVSGSVTYMFDPTAVIGVEGKSADEVMELLIEADLDVRDVLEEDEAVIVYAEPDQFHAVQEAFRSAGITEFTVAELTLLPQNYVAIPEDAQAQFEKLIDALEELDDVQQVYHNVDSEE, encoded by the coding sequence ATGGGTCGTAAATGGAATAATATTAAGGAAAAGAAAGCATCCAAGGATGCTAATACAAGTAAGGTCTACGCCAAGTTCGGGGTAGAAATCTATGTTGCAGCGAAGAAGGGCGAGCCTGATCCGGAATCCAACCGGGCGCTGAAGGTCGTTCTGGAACGGGCCAAGACCTACAATGTACCGAAGGCGATTATTGACCGTGCCCTGGAGAAAGCCAAGGGCAGCGGCGATGAGACCTACGTTGAGCTGCGGTATGAAGGCTTCGGTCCAAGCGGCTCAATGATTGTAGTTGATGCGCTGACGAATAACGTCAACCGCACGGCTCCGCTGGTCCGTTCCACGTTCAGCAAGAACGGCGGCAACATGGGCGTCAGCGGATCGGTTACATATATGTTCGATCCGACAGCGGTCATCGGGGTGGAAGGCAAATCAGCAGATGAGGTTATGGAGCTGCTGATCGAAGCAGATCTGGATGTTCGTGATGTGCTGGAAGAGGACGAGGCAGTCATCGTGTATGCTGAGCCGGACCAGTTCCATGCAGTACAGGAAGCCTTCCGCAGCGCGGGAATCACGGAATTCACTGTAGCCGAGCTGACACTGCTCCCGCAGAACTATGTAGCTATTCCTGAAGATGCGCAGGCCCAGTTCGAGAAGCTGATCGATGCGCTTGAAGAATTGGACGATGTGCAGCAGGTCTACCACAACGTGGATTCGGAAGAATAG
- the lysS gene encoding lysine--tRNA ligase — translation MHWAERMANRLIAEHPQRQTYVCASGISPSGSVHIGNFREVVTTAFVAKALRRAGKEVRFIFSWDDFDRFRKVPAHVDPGFAQYIGLPYSQVPCPYGCHASYAAHFESEFEQALQVFEIELEFIYQSREYQSGRYNPQILHALRRRGEIYDILMSFKTGGSSAEERAAFYPIHLYCGQCGKDSTTILGYDDTAETVSYRCGCGHCDTVHIPQADNIKLHWKIDWPMRWQQEQVGFEPGGRDHSSETGSYNVAAVIAEQIFGYSPPVYEPYEFISIKGSFAKMSSSSGNNYTPDDLLEVYAPENILFLFAKYQPNAAFHIGLDEDVLRNYAEFERYAAGALAGTLTGDLADALELSLLSDSLVSTGSTASFGQAASLLPLINFDRERLREMFTRNGVEMDELRLQRMADRAEYWIRNWMPHKLVTIQNAPNYAYYHSLTGVELRWLRSLCSLLRSRELDETQRMTEIYAIGHHEDKKTMRSQQKRLFIIIYQLVLGAEEGPRLPWLIQAAGTERMLNLLDL, via the coding sequence ATGCATTGGGCAGAGAGAATGGCAAACCGGTTAATCGCGGAGCATCCGCAGCGGCAGACGTATGTATGTGCGTCCGGGATCAGCCCGTCCGGGTCTGTTCATATCGGGAATTTCCGCGAGGTGGTGACGACTGCATTTGTGGCGAAGGCGCTGCGGCGGGCGGGGAAGGAGGTGCGGTTTATTTTCTCGTGGGATGACTTCGACCGGTTCCGTAAAGTGCCGGCCCACGTAGACCCTGGCTTCGCTCAGTATATTGGCCTGCCGTATTCGCAGGTGCCTTGCCCGTATGGCTGTCATGCTTCATATGCGGCCCATTTCGAATCGGAATTCGAGCAGGCGCTTCAGGTATTTGAGATTGAGCTGGAGTTCATCTATCAGAGCCGGGAATACCAGTCAGGCCGTTATAATCCGCAAATTCTGCATGCCCTGCGCCGCCGGGGAGAGATCTACGATATCCTGATGTCCTTCAAAACAGGCGGGAGTTCGGCAGAGGAACGGGCAGCGTTCTATCCCATCCATCTCTATTGCGGGCAATGCGGCAAGGACTCGACAACCATTCTGGGTTATGACGACACGGCGGAGACCGTATCCTACCGCTGCGGCTGCGGTCATTGCGATACCGTACATATTCCGCAGGCGGACAATATCAAGCTGCACTGGAAAATTGACTGGCCGATGCGCTGGCAGCAGGAGCAGGTTGGATTCGAGCCGGGCGGCCGGGATCATTCGTCAGAGACAGGAAGCTATAATGTGGCGGCGGTAATCGCAGAGCAGATCTTCGGTTACTCGCCGCCGGTGTATGAGCCATACGAATTCATCAGCATCAAAGGCAGCTTCGCCAAAATGTCCAGCTCCTCCGGAAATAATTACACTCCGGATGATCTGCTAGAGGTCTATGCCCCTGAGAACATCCTGTTCCTGTTCGCCAAATACCAGCCGAATGCCGCCTTTCATATCGGGCTGGATGAGGATGTGCTGCGCAATTATGCGGAGTTCGAGCGGTATGCTGCGGGAGCACTGGCAGGCACATTAACGGGCGATCTTGCGGATGCGCTGGAGCTGTCCCTGTTAAGCGACTCTCTAGTGAGCACTGGAAGCACCGCAAGCTTCGGTCAGGCAGCCAGTCTGCTCCCGTTAATAAACTTCGACAGGGAAAGGCTCCGGGAGATGTTCACCAGAAATGGTGTGGAGATGGATGAGCTCCGGCTGCAGAGGATGGCGGACCGTGCGGAGTACTGGATCAGAAACTGGATGCCGCATAAGCTGGTGACGATTCAGAACGCGCCCAACTATGCGTATTATCATTCCCTTACCGGAGTGGAGCTGAGATGGCTGCGGAGCCTGTGCAGTCTGCTGCGGAGCAGGGAGCTGGACGAGACGCAGCGGATGACCGAAATCTACGCTATTGGTCATCATGAAGACAAGAAGACAATGCGCAGCCAGCAAAAAAGACTGTTCATCATCATCTATCAGCTGGTGCTTGGTGCTGAGGAGGGACCGCGTCTGCCTTGGCTGATTCAGGCGGCGGGGACGGAGCGGATGCTGAATTTGCTGGATTTGTGA
- a CDS encoding DUF7689 domain-containing protein, producing the protein MNLKKYLATGVVTVAVFCAGGLTAFAGYTSDFSFPKSTYESMVKTSGNYYYLAAATPNYNCLGYALGDTNNWVWPWGGSNPTLQQANNYMTSQMYNPYPYSSGASNVKIIAYGTSTNNVTHFSKAEGTNYSNAKWGKLERIQSLGWDPYTSNVYGAALQVYK; encoded by the coding sequence ATGAATCTAAAGAAATACCTAGCTACTGGAGTTGTAACAGTTGCAGTTTTTTGTGCAGGGGGGCTAACGGCATTTGCGGGTTATACTAGTGATTTCAGCTTTCCAAAATCTACTTACGAATCTATGGTCAAAACATCGGGCAATTATTATTATCTAGCGGCTGCAACTCCTAATTATAACTGTTTAGGATATGCGCTAGGTGATACAAATAACTGGGTATGGCCATGGGGAGGTAGTAACCCTACACTGCAACAAGCCAATAATTACATGACTTCCCAAATGTATAATCCGTATCCATATAGTTCTGGCGCCTCGAATGTAAAGATTATTGCATATGGTACATCTACAAATAATGTCACTCACTTCTCTAAAGCAGAAGGGACTAATTACTCTAATGCAAAATGGGGGAAGTTAGAAAGAATCCAATCTTTAGGATGGGATCCATATACATCGAATGTATACGGAGCAGCATTACAAGTTTATAAATAA
- a CDS encoding GNAT family N-acetyltransferase — MVIELRPVTAENWYDCTLLKVKPEQQSVFPAPVVNWIAEAKFVQEFELLAIYSGTVVIGFIVFCTTPDEDGNCWIPALMIDEHHQGQGYAKQALGKLIEYMRNEGCTRLMIGHRPDNRIAGMLYESLGFQKVSEELYDGEVVRCLELNQCI; from the coding sequence ATGGTTATTGAACTACGACCTGTAACGGCCGAGAACTGGTATGATTGCACATTGCTGAAGGTGAAGCCAGAACAACAAAGCGTTTTTCCTGCTCCGGTGGTTAATTGGATTGCTGAGGCAAAATTTGTGCAGGAGTTTGAACTTCTGGCTATTTATTCAGGAACTGTGGTGATAGGATTTATTGTTTTTTGTACTACTCCCGATGAGGACGGTAACTGCTGGATACCAGCCCTTATGATTGATGAACATCATCAAGGACAGGGTTATGCCAAACAAGCCTTGGGGAAGTTAATCGAGTATATGCGAAATGAAGGGTGTACCCGATTAATGATCGGACATAGACCCGACAATCGGATTGCCGGAATGTTGTATGAATCGCTTGGATTCCAAAAGGTCAGTGAAGAGTTATACGACGGTGAGGTTGTACGTTGTCTGGAGCTTAATCAATGCATTTGA
- a CDS encoding 5-methyltetrahydropteroyltriglutamate--homocysteine S-methyltransferase, giving the protein MSSPVIGSTRNAPPFRYDVVGSFLRTEEIKNARSLHAEGELTAGQLQEIENVEILKLLEQEKALGLKAVTDGEFRRSWWHLDFFLGMEGTGKITLGPPGASKEQTNRAESFRITGKIAFGDHPMVREFRTLQQMAGETMAKMTIPSPSLFHFVQEYNGNEIYSDTETLYGDIIQVYRTAIQAFYDAGCRYLQLDDTTWGTLCSGRHRAHLRSRGVDPEQLAKDYVRLINESIAGRPADMTIALHVCRGNLRSTWFAAGGYGPVAEVLFSNTNVDAFFLEYDNERSGDFEPLRFIRDQFVVLGLVTTKHGGLESKEQLIARIEEAAQYVDINKLCLSTQCGFASSEEGNILTEEEQWDKLRLVIETANEVWV; this is encoded by the coding sequence ATGAGCAGTCCAGTGATCGGATCGACAAGAAACGCACCGCCCTTCCGTTACGATGTTGTCGGGAGCTTCCTGCGTACAGAGGAGATCAAGAATGCGCGCAGCCTGCACGCGGAAGGTGAACTAACTGCGGGACAGCTGCAGGAAATTGAGAATGTGGAGATTCTGAAGCTGCTGGAGCAGGAGAAGGCACTTGGGCTGAAGGCGGTAACTGACGGCGAATTCCGCCGTTCCTGGTGGCACCTGGATTTCTTCCTGGGGATGGAAGGGACAGGCAAGATTACGCTTGGCCCTCCAGGCGCTTCCAAGGAGCAGACGAACCGGGCGGAGAGCTTCAGAATTACCGGTAAAATCGCCTTCGGAGACCATCCCATGGTCAGGGAGTTCCGCACCTTGCAGCAGATGGCCGGAGAGACCATGGCCAAAATGACGATTCCTTCCCCCTCGTTGTTCCATTTCGTGCAGGAGTATAACGGAAACGAAATTTATTCCGATACCGAAACGCTGTACGGCGACATCATTCAGGTCTACCGGACGGCGATTCAGGCCTTCTATGATGCCGGTTGCCGTTATCTGCAGCTGGACGACACCACCTGGGGGACGCTGTGCAGCGGCAGACATCGGGCCCATCTGCGTAGTAGAGGTGTTGACCCGGAGCAGCTGGCAAAAGACTACGTCCGGCTGATCAACGAGAGCATTGCCGGCCGCCCGGCGGACATGACCATTGCTCTGCATGTATGCCGGGGCAATCTCCGCTCGACCTGGTTCGCCGCCGGAGGGTACGGGCCGGTCGCTGAGGTGCTGTTCTCGAACACGAACGTGGACGCGTTCTTCCTCGAATACGATAATGAACGCTCAGGCGACTTCGAGCCGTTGCGCTTCATCCGGGACCAGTTCGTGGTGCTGGGACTGGTGACGACCAAGCATGGCGGTCTGGAGAGCAAGGAGCAGCTCATCGCGCGTATCGAAGAAGCAGCGCAATATGTAGATATCAACAAGCTATGTCTAAGCACACAATGCGGCTTCGCCTCTTCGGAGGAAGGCAACATTTTGACGGAGGAAGAGCAGTGGGATAAGCTTCGGCTGGTGATTGAGACGGCGAATGAGGTATGGGTGTAG
- a CDS encoding LysR family transcriptional regulator: MTLQQLRYAIEIANSGSMNEAAKRLFVSQPSLSNAIKELENELGITIFERNNRGISISAEGMEFLGYARQIIEQTEFMENRYTGKKRSPIYFSVSTQHYAFVTDAFVKLMKESKVQEYNFSLRETQTYEIIEDVRTLRSDIGILYINESNYKIMNKLFSDGNLKFTPLFNTNPHVYVRAGHVLAAKERITAEDIHPYPYITFEQGDNNSLHFSEEMLSFTQIEKNIKVTDRATLTHLLLGSDSYTVGTGIMASELDDAGLITIPFDSKEVFSVGWIAHKDRKPSEIMSTYIDILNDLVSGNVFELESFLL; encoded by the coding sequence TTGACTTTGCAGCAGCTCCGCTACGCGATTGAGATTGCGAACAGCGGCTCTATGAATGAAGCGGCCAAACGGCTATTTGTGTCGCAGCCCAGCCTCTCGAATGCTATCAAGGAGCTGGAGAACGAGCTTGGCATCACGATTTTTGAACGGAATAACCGGGGGATCAGCATCTCGGCGGAAGGCATGGAATTCCTGGGCTACGCCCGGCAGATTATTGAGCAGACCGAATTCATGGAGAACCGCTATACCGGCAAGAAGCGCAGCCCGATCTATTTCTCGGTATCTACACAGCATTATGCGTTTGTTACGGATGCTTTTGTGAAGCTGATGAAGGAGAGTAAGGTGCAGGAGTACAACTTCAGCCTGAGAGAGACGCAGACCTATGAGATCATCGAGGATGTGCGTACCCTGCGCAGCGACATCGGGATTCTGTATATCAACGAGAGCAACTACAAGATCATGAACAAGCTGTTCAGTGACGGGAACCTGAAGTTCACTCCGCTGTTCAATACGAATCCGCATGTCTATGTGCGGGCAGGGCATGTTTTGGCTGCAAAAGAGAGAATTACGGCGGAGGACATTCATCCGTATCCTTACATTACTTTTGAGCAAGGGGATAATAATTCGCTGCATTTCTCGGAGGAGATGCTTAGCTTCACGCAGATCGAGAAGAATATTAAGGTGACCGACCGGGCCACGCTGACTCATTTGCTGCTCGGAAGCGATTCGTATACCGTAGGGACTGGGATTATGGCCTCTGAGCTGGATGATGCGGGGCTGATCACGATTCCTTTTGACAGCAAGGAAGTGTTCTCTGTCGGCTGGATCGCCCACAAGGACCGCAAACCGAGTGAGATTATGTCTACATATATTGATATTCTGAATGATCTGGTGTCGGGTAATGTTTTCGAGCTTGAATCTTTCTTACTATAA
- a CDS encoding phosphodiester glycosidase family protein, with translation MSSLPQRSTVRKKKKPAPKRKKRGFFRTLFRVFMVCFILVIAAGGWLYFAPSAKNTRFLIADTLITTQHRHWAKYIIGEEELKHRVSDYTKRFEEMGDEVDTHEIKPEPVKEAEHTPLVQVKEVSGSGYRGYVMIVNDPKKVRLGVPSKIGSGEKVSSMVQRTGAIAGVNGGGFADPNWKGNGFKPIGLVISQGKLFYNGLGGKKSTQIVGIDKEGKMIAGNYTLDQLSKMGVQEAVTFQPRIIVNGKGQIKNAAEGWGIAPRTAMGQRADGALIFVVIDGRQPGYSIGANLYDVQQIMLKHGAVIAANLDGGSSTVLVKDNEIVNKPSSQYGERYLPTAFLVFDDPENAKIKNIWEGLDPAKIDAGKKRTQ, from the coding sequence GTGAGCTCTTTACCACAACGTTCTACTGTCCGCAAGAAGAAGAAGCCGGCGCCGAAGCGCAAGAAAAGAGGTTTCTTCCGCACACTATTCAGGGTGTTCATGGTCTGTTTCATTCTGGTTATAGCAGCCGGAGGCTGGCTCTATTTCGCACCGTCGGCCAAGAATACGCGCTTCCTGATTGCAGATACGCTGATTACGACTCAACACCGGCACTGGGCCAAATATATTATCGGCGAAGAGGAACTGAAGCACCGCGTCAGCGATTATACCAAGCGCTTCGAGGAGATGGGCGACGAGGTAGATACCCATGAGATCAAGCCTGAGCCTGTAAAGGAAGCTGAGCATACACCGCTGGTCCAGGTTAAAGAGGTATCGGGCAGCGGCTATAGAGGCTATGTCATGATTGTGAACGATCCCAAGAAGGTGCGCCTGGGTGTGCCGAGCAAAATCGGCTCCGGGGAAAAGGTATCCAGTATGGTGCAACGCACGGGGGCAATCGCCGGGGTGAACGGCGGCGGCTTTGCCGATCCGAACTGGAAGGGCAATGGCTTCAAACCGATCGGGCTGGTGATCTCGCAAGGGAAGCTGTTCTATAATGGGCTGGGCGGCAAGAAATCCACACAGATTGTCGGCATTGATAAGGAAGGCAAGATGATTGCCGGGAATTATACCCTGGACCAGCTCAGCAAGATGGGCGTGCAGGAGGCAGTGACTTTTCAGCCACGGATTATTGTGAACGGTAAAGGCCAGATTAAGAATGCCGCCGAAGGCTGGGGCATCGCGCCAAGAACAGCTATGGGCCAACGGGCAGACGGTGCGCTCATCTTTGTAGTGATTGACGGACGGCAGCCGGGCTACAGCATCGGAGCGAACCTGTATGATGTGCAGCAGATTATGCTGAAGCATGGGGCGGTCATCGCAGCCAATCTGGACGGGGGATCTTCGACGGTGCTGGTGAAAGACAATGAGATTGTCAACAAGCCCTCTTCGCAGTATGGGGAGCGTTACTTGCCGACGGCATTCCTGGTATTCGATGACCCTGAGAACGCGAAGATCAAGAATATCTGGGAAGGGCTGGACCCGGCCAAAATCGACGCAGGCAAGAAGCGCACCCAGTAA
- a CDS encoding DUF4303 domain-containing protein, with translation MNAFLTEFEQQIREGFVADLEGILEEAAHEKVYACAVGTDSDFVTLFLAVNTEQSLARHISDMRSEGLCDDAETELYYRWGISEFQYGEHSHFNHISRFLYAQDNVYQYKDEMVKIIVKIVNETKDDIFTKYNQTKEDITFFISMTDDELAEELENESVKLMTNPALVSEFLTRYDAES, from the coding sequence ATGAACGCATTTCTGACTGAATTTGAACAACAGATACGTGAGGGGTTTGTGGCGGACCTTGAAGGTATTTTAGAGGAAGCAGCACATGAGAAGGTATATGCCTGCGCAGTCGGGACGGATAGCGACTTTGTCACTCTGTTCCTTGCTGTCAATACAGAGCAATCCCTTGCCAGACATATTTCCGATATGAGAAGTGAAGGGTTATGTGATGATGCTGAAACCGAGCTTTATTACAGATGGGGAATTTCCGAGTTCCAATATGGCGAGCATTCGCATTTCAATCATATCAGCCGTTTTTTATATGCACAGGATAATGTATACCAATATAAAGATGAAATGGTCAAAATCATTGTCAAGATTGTCAATGAAACCAAGGACGATATATTCACAAAATATAATCAAACCAAAGAAGACATTACCTTCTTTATATCCATGACCGACGATGAGCTGGCTGAGGAATTAGAGAATGAATCGGTGAAGCTGATGACAAATCCTGCATTGGTTTCAGAGTTTTTAACACGCTATGATGCTGAAAGCTAA
- a CDS encoding GNAT family N-acetyltransferase, with translation MSQSIHIRRMKSEDMTWIHEGLAPHDVSKPLEYIEQCWEENEGGERLTLVAFRENEFAGWGHIVYSSHYPYFAENLIPEIQNLDVIPTLRKSGIGSMLMDALEAEAFAGFDTIGIGFGLYDSYGTAQRLYIKRGYVPDGRGLMYDNLPVVPGSQVRVDDELTLYLVKSR, from the coding sequence ATGAGTCAATCAATTCATATCCGCCGAATGAAGTCCGAGGACATGACATGGATACATGAAGGGCTGGCCCCACATGATGTCAGCAAACCTTTAGAGTATATTGAACAATGCTGGGAAGAGAACGAAGGGGGGGAGCGGCTTACGCTCGTAGCCTTTCGTGAGAATGAGTTTGCTGGCTGGGGACATATCGTCTACAGCTCTCACTATCCTTATTTTGCAGAGAATCTCATCCCTGAGATCCAGAATCTTGATGTGATTCCCACCCTGCGGAAAAGCGGCATCGGCAGTATGCTGATGGACGCTCTCGAAGCAGAAGCCTTCGCCGGATTTGACACAATCGGCATTGGTTTCGGACTGTATGACAGTTATGGTACGGCCCAAAGGCTGTACATCAAACGGGGGTATGTCCCGGATGGCCGGGGACTCATGTATGACAATCTGCCAGTGGTTCCAGGAAGTCAGGTGCGGGTGGATGATGAGCTTACTCTATATTTGGTGAAATCAAGGTAG